One region of Phoenix dactylifera cultivar Barhee BC4 unplaced genomic scaffold, palm_55x_up_171113_PBpolish2nd_filt_p 000143F, whole genome shotgun sequence genomic DNA includes:
- the LOC103724309 gene encoding KH domain-containing protein At5g56140 isoform X1, producing MSSGRYMAYSPSPSTAPHSPHITGIRSATNAIAEKEKYLSELLAERHKLSPFTPVLPHSYRLLNQAEILRITILLGNASLLDQSGLEHGSPLTTGGLLSNGGAADMNGWASAFQSESLGLLQPSSAHGWLGSQCSSSNLIVKKTIRVDIPVDKYPTYNFVGRLLGPRGNSLKRVEASTECHILIRGRGSIKDPTQEEMMRGKPGYEHLNEPLHILVEAELPVEIVDARLMQAREILEDLLKPVDESQDFFKKHQLRELALLNGTLREEGSHMSGSGSPFRNSLGMKRAKTRG from the exons ATGTCTTCCGGCAGATACATGGCGTACTCCCCTTCTCCTTCGACCGCCCCCCACTCCCCTCACATCACCGGCATACGTTCCGCCACCAACGCCATCGCCGAGAAGGAGAA GTATCTGTCGGAGTTGCTGGCAGAGCGTCACAAGCTGAGCCCTTTTACGCCTGTGCTTCCACACAGTTATCGGCTGCTGAACCAGG CAGAAATTTTGCGTATTACCATACTGTTGGGGAATGCATCTCTTTTAGATCAAAGTGGGCTTGAACATGGTAGCCCTCTGACCACTGGAGGATTACTTTCAAATGGAGGAGCAGCTGATATGAATGGGTGGGCATCAGCATTTCAATCAGAA AGTTTGGGATTGTTGCAGCCTTCATCAGCACATGGTTGGCTTGGGTCTCAATGTAGTTCGTCGAATCTCATTGTCAAGAAAACAATCAGGGTCGATATACCTGTGGACAAATACCCAACT TATAACTTTGTTGGGCGTCTCCTTGGTCCTAGAGGGAACTCTCTTAAACGAGTGGAGGCAAGTACTGAATGTCATATTCTGATAAGAGGACGGGGTAGCATCAAAGATCCTACTCAG GAGGAGATGATGAGAGGAAAACCAGGGTATGAACATTTAAATGAACCCCTTCACATATTGGTAGAGGCAGAGCTGCCAGTTGAAATTGTTGATGCTCGTCTTATGCAAGCACGTGAGATCCTTGAAGATCTGCTCAAGCCTGTG GATGAATCCCAGGATTTCTTCAAGAAGCATCAGCTGCGAGAGCTTGCATTGCTTAATGGCACTCTCCGTGAGGAGGGGTCACACATGTCTGGTTCAGGGTCCCCCTTCCGCAATAGCCTTGGTATGAAGAGAGCGAAGACAAGGGGGTAG
- the LOC103724309 gene encoding KH domain-containing protein At5g56140 isoform X3, with protein MSSGRYMAYSPSPSTAPHSPHITGIRSATNAIAEKEKYLSELLAERHKLSPFTPVLPHSYRLLNQAEILRITILLGNASLLDQSGLEHGSPLTTGGLLSNGGAADMNGWASAFQSEPSSAHGWLGSQCSSSNLIVKKTIRVDIPVDKYPTYNFVGRLLGPRGNSLKRVEASTECHILIRGRGSIKDPTQEEMMRGKPGYEHLNEPLHILVEAELPVEIVDARLMQAREILEDLLKPVDESQDFFKKHQLRELALLNGTLREEGSHMSGSGSPFRNSLGMKRAKTRG; from the exons ATGTCTTCCGGCAGATACATGGCGTACTCCCCTTCTCCTTCGACCGCCCCCCACTCCCCTCACATCACCGGCATACGTTCCGCCACCAACGCCATCGCCGAGAAGGAGAA GTATCTGTCGGAGTTGCTGGCAGAGCGTCACAAGCTGAGCCCTTTTACGCCTGTGCTTCCACACAGTTATCGGCTGCTGAACCAGG CAGAAATTTTGCGTATTACCATACTGTTGGGGAATGCATCTCTTTTAGATCAAAGTGGGCTTGAACATGGTAGCCCTCTGACCACTGGAGGATTACTTTCAAATGGAGGAGCAGCTGATATGAATGGGTGGGCATCAGCATTTCAATCAGAA CCTTCATCAGCACATGGTTGGCTTGGGTCTCAATGTAGTTCGTCGAATCTCATTGTCAAGAAAACAATCAGGGTCGATATACCTGTGGACAAATACCCAACT TATAACTTTGTTGGGCGTCTCCTTGGTCCTAGAGGGAACTCTCTTAAACGAGTGGAGGCAAGTACTGAATGTCATATTCTGATAAGAGGACGGGGTAGCATCAAAGATCCTACTCAG GAGGAGATGATGAGAGGAAAACCAGGGTATGAACATTTAAATGAACCCCTTCACATATTGGTAGAGGCAGAGCTGCCAGTTGAAATTGTTGATGCTCGTCTTATGCAAGCACGTGAGATCCTTGAAGATCTGCTCAAGCCTGTG GATGAATCCCAGGATTTCTTCAAGAAGCATCAGCTGCGAGAGCTTGCATTGCTTAATGGCACTCTCCGTGAGGAGGGGTCACACATGTCTGGTTCAGGGTCCCCCTTCCGCAATAGCCTTGGTATGAAGAGAGCGAAGACAAGGGGGTAG
- the LOC103724309 gene encoding KH domain-containing protein At5g56140 isoform X2, translating into MSSGRYMAYSPSPSTAPHSPHITGIRSATNAIAEKEKYLSELLAERHKLSPFTPVLPHSYRLLNQEILRITILLGNASLLDQSGLEHGSPLTTGGLLSNGGAADMNGWASAFQSESLGLLQPSSAHGWLGSQCSSSNLIVKKTIRVDIPVDKYPTYNFVGRLLGPRGNSLKRVEASTECHILIRGRGSIKDPTQEEMMRGKPGYEHLNEPLHILVEAELPVEIVDARLMQAREILEDLLKPVDESQDFFKKHQLRELALLNGTLREEGSHMSGSGSPFRNSLGMKRAKTRG; encoded by the exons ATGTCTTCCGGCAGATACATGGCGTACTCCCCTTCTCCTTCGACCGCCCCCCACTCCCCTCACATCACCGGCATACGTTCCGCCACCAACGCCATCGCCGAGAAGGAGAA GTATCTGTCGGAGTTGCTGGCAGAGCGTCACAAGCTGAGCCCTTTTACGCCTGTGCTTCCACACAGTTATCGGCTGCTGAACCAGG AAATTTTGCGTATTACCATACTGTTGGGGAATGCATCTCTTTTAGATCAAAGTGGGCTTGAACATGGTAGCCCTCTGACCACTGGAGGATTACTTTCAAATGGAGGAGCAGCTGATATGAATGGGTGGGCATCAGCATTTCAATCAGAA AGTTTGGGATTGTTGCAGCCTTCATCAGCACATGGTTGGCTTGGGTCTCAATGTAGTTCGTCGAATCTCATTGTCAAGAAAACAATCAGGGTCGATATACCTGTGGACAAATACCCAACT TATAACTTTGTTGGGCGTCTCCTTGGTCCTAGAGGGAACTCTCTTAAACGAGTGGAGGCAAGTACTGAATGTCATATTCTGATAAGAGGACGGGGTAGCATCAAAGATCCTACTCAG GAGGAGATGATGAGAGGAAAACCAGGGTATGAACATTTAAATGAACCCCTTCACATATTGGTAGAGGCAGAGCTGCCAGTTGAAATTGTTGATGCTCGTCTTATGCAAGCACGTGAGATCCTTGAAGATCTGCTCAAGCCTGTG GATGAATCCCAGGATTTCTTCAAGAAGCATCAGCTGCGAGAGCTTGCATTGCTTAATGGCACTCTCCGTGAGGAGGGGTCACACATGTCTGGTTCAGGGTCCCCCTTCCGCAATAGCCTTGGTATGAAGAGAGCGAAGACAAGGGGGTAG
- the LOC103724309 gene encoding KH domain-containing protein At5g56140 isoform X4 — protein MSSGRYMAYSPSPSTAPHSPHITGIRSATNAIAEKEKYLSELLAERHKLSPFTPVLPHSYRLLNQEILRITILLGNASLLDQSGLEHGSPLTTGGLLSNGGAADMNGWASAFQSEPSSAHGWLGSQCSSSNLIVKKTIRVDIPVDKYPTYNFVGRLLGPRGNSLKRVEASTECHILIRGRGSIKDPTQEEMMRGKPGYEHLNEPLHILVEAELPVEIVDARLMQAREILEDLLKPVDESQDFFKKHQLRELALLNGTLREEGSHMSGSGSPFRNSLGMKRAKTRG, from the exons ATGTCTTCCGGCAGATACATGGCGTACTCCCCTTCTCCTTCGACCGCCCCCCACTCCCCTCACATCACCGGCATACGTTCCGCCACCAACGCCATCGCCGAGAAGGAGAA GTATCTGTCGGAGTTGCTGGCAGAGCGTCACAAGCTGAGCCCTTTTACGCCTGTGCTTCCACACAGTTATCGGCTGCTGAACCAGG AAATTTTGCGTATTACCATACTGTTGGGGAATGCATCTCTTTTAGATCAAAGTGGGCTTGAACATGGTAGCCCTCTGACCACTGGAGGATTACTTTCAAATGGAGGAGCAGCTGATATGAATGGGTGGGCATCAGCATTTCAATCAGAA CCTTCATCAGCACATGGTTGGCTTGGGTCTCAATGTAGTTCGTCGAATCTCATTGTCAAGAAAACAATCAGGGTCGATATACCTGTGGACAAATACCCAACT TATAACTTTGTTGGGCGTCTCCTTGGTCCTAGAGGGAACTCTCTTAAACGAGTGGAGGCAAGTACTGAATGTCATATTCTGATAAGAGGACGGGGTAGCATCAAAGATCCTACTCAG GAGGAGATGATGAGAGGAAAACCAGGGTATGAACATTTAAATGAACCCCTTCACATATTGGTAGAGGCAGAGCTGCCAGTTGAAATTGTTGATGCTCGTCTTATGCAAGCACGTGAGATCCTTGAAGATCTGCTCAAGCCTGTG GATGAATCCCAGGATTTCTTCAAGAAGCATCAGCTGCGAGAGCTTGCATTGCTTAATGGCACTCTCCGTGAGGAGGGGTCACACATGTCTGGTTCAGGGTCCCCCTTCCGCAATAGCCTTGGTATGAAGAGAGCGAAGACAAGGGGGTAG